The following DNA comes from Bdellovibrionales bacterium.
AAAATTGCCAGATTTCAAAACTGGCGACACTGTTGAAGTTTACGTAAAAGTAAAAGAAGGTGAAAAAGAGCGTGTGCAGTTATACCGCGGCATCGTGATTAAACTTCAGGGCAAAGGCGCAGGCCGTAGCTTTACGGTTCGTAAAATTTCTGATGGGATCGGCGTTGAGAGAACCTTCCCGATGATCAGCCCAGTGATTGATCGCGTAGAGTTGATTGCTCACGGACAAGTTCGTCGTGCAAAACTTTACTATCTTCGTAACCTTGAAGGTAAAGCTGCAAAACTTCGCTCAGAGCTCGCTCTCGTCACCGAGTCATCAAAAGCGGACGAAGGCGCTGAAGGAACAACGGACGCCGCTGAACCAAAAGCTCCTAAGGCTCCAAAAGCCGAGAAAAAAGCCAAAGCTAAAAAATAGTCCGAATTCAAATTCGAAGACGAATCAAAAGGGTATGAAGGTTCCAGCTCCCTGCGTGCACTTTTCCACAACAG
Coding sequences within:
- the rplS gene encoding 50S ribosomal protein L19; this translates as MLDLVQQTVKSFNKTKGKKLPDFKTGDTVEVYVKVKEGEKERVQLYRGIVIKLQGKGAGRSFTVRKISDGIGVERTFPMISPVIDRVELIAHGQVRRAKLYYLRNLEGKAAKLRSELALVTESSKADEGAEGTTDAAEPKAPKAPKAEKKAKAKK